One segment of Sphingomonas qomolangmaensis DNA contains the following:
- a CDS encoding peptidoglycan-binding protein codes for MMYSKLGWPGDASAVDWAAPLAGWDGEAAGGDASVRWLQSTLNQLIGAGLAVDGIAGNATRSAVRTFQARNNLAQDGVAGPLTMAAIRAALATGPTAVPVSGATCTGLPVRQTLDRFAFGRHQIEPHHQPQIDGIAACLLASLDTPTPIDGLALVGHADPVGDDTANTGLGQRRAEAVAEAIDASLRRQGPGRRFSFVFTPSSRGESEPVPGDPARSRRVDVIAPFAFPPPPSPGRDRPPPFHSPLDPPRWGPLLARVISPRTAIRTGNAVRHLVDAENPAVPMLGGYNAMVDAIRSVRGGRAFIYLLGWICVDDFDMITCDPDSKLQRLLAKAAEDGVQVRAAFWEAAIHMRAQRAQTQASADHINALPGGAAIIDGETLSLGSHHQKLLVVGDGERLVGFCGGLDVNPDRILPSTIACPTQPSGPIRVARRARESFETNFDGDSDAESLSGGGGNPLHDVHCRVEGPASADLLGTFITRWDHHPASRAIESRAPLRGRGLAAPSGLAAPLTPTSSSTPSSCSVVIGRTFNPRRGSGMPRERDIRAMLLAGIRHARRFIYMEEQYLINLEAARALRAALPNIEHLTIVIAATDINSDTPCIWTLRREFIEALSSGLPADQAAKVRIFQLVTPPIPAAPPPCASGSRRFVPTFGRHTYVHAKCWVFDDELAVIGSANCNRRGWEHDTEINAFVFDDRVPASATARSFAQKMRMDLWSEHLSLPASRFVDGVASAALWLRPATTARVLRYCPNEGSDIFPPQCGILRDTLVDPAAP; via the coding sequence ATGATGTATTCCAAGTTAGGCTGGCCAGGCGACGCGAGCGCGGTCGATTGGGCCGCGCCCCTGGCCGGCTGGGACGGCGAGGCCGCCGGTGGCGACGCCAGTGTGCGCTGGCTTCAATCGACCCTCAACCAGTTGATCGGTGCCGGCCTCGCGGTCGATGGCATCGCCGGGAACGCGACCCGGAGCGCGGTGCGGACCTTTCAGGCGCGGAACAACCTGGCGCAGGACGGTGTGGCCGGCCCGCTGACGATGGCGGCGATCCGTGCGGCGCTGGCCACCGGCCCGACCGCGGTGCCCGTGTCCGGGGCCACCTGCACCGGGTTGCCCGTCCGCCAGACGCTCGATCGCTTCGCCTTCGGCCGGCATCAGATCGAGCCGCATCATCAGCCCCAGATCGATGGCATCGCCGCGTGCCTGCTCGCCAGCCTCGACACGCCGACACCGATCGACGGGTTGGCGCTGGTCGGGCACGCCGACCCGGTGGGTGACGATACCGCCAATACCGGCCTTGGCCAGCGCCGCGCCGAGGCCGTTGCCGAAGCGATCGATGCCAGCCTGCGGCGTCAAGGCCCAGGGCGCCGCTTCAGCTTCGTTTTCACGCCGTCGTCGCGGGGCGAGAGCGAGCCGGTGCCGGGCGATCCGGCGCGTAGTCGCCGCGTCGACGTCATCGCGCCGTTCGCCTTTCCCCCGCCGCCCTCCCCGGGTCGCGACCGCCCACCGCCGTTTCACTCGCCGCTAGACCCGCCGCGGTGGGGGCCGCTATTGGCCCGCGTCATCAGTCCACGCACGGCGATCAGGACGGGCAACGCGGTCCGGCATCTCGTCGATGCCGAAAACCCCGCTGTGCCAATGCTCGGCGGCTACAACGCCATGGTCGATGCGATCCGCTCGGTCCGCGGGGGTCGTGCGTTCATCTATCTGCTCGGTTGGATTTGCGTTGACGATTTCGACATGATCACTTGCGATCCCGACAGCAAGCTACAGCGGCTGCTCGCAAAAGCCGCCGAGGACGGCGTACAAGTCCGCGCGGCATTTTGGGAAGCCGCGATCCATATGCGCGCGCAACGTGCGCAGACGCAGGCATCGGCCGACCATATCAATGCACTGCCCGGCGGCGCGGCGATCATCGACGGCGAGACGCTGAGTCTTGGCTCGCATCACCAGAAGCTGCTGGTCGTAGGCGATGGCGAACGGCTGGTGGGTTTTTGCGGCGGGCTCGACGTCAATCCCGATCGGATCCTGCCCTCCACCATCGCGTGTCCGACGCAGCCCTCGGGGCCGATCCGTGTCGCGCGGCGCGCCCGTGAAAGCTTCGAAACCAACTTCGACGGTGACAGCGACGCCGAAAGTTTGAGCGGGGGCGGCGGCAACCCGCTCCACGACGTGCATTGCCGTGTCGAGGGACCGGCAAGCGCGGATTTGCTGGGCACCTTCATCACCCGCTGGGACCATCACCCGGCAAGTCGCGCGATCGAGTCGCGCGCGCCGTTGCGGGGGCGCGGGCTTGCTGCGCCGAGTGGATTAGCCGCACCGTTGACGCCGACCAGCAGTTCGACCCCCAGCAGTTGTTCGGTAGTCATCGGCCGGACCTTCAATCCGCGCCGAGGCTCGGGCATGCCCCGCGAGCGCGACATCCGGGCCATGCTGCTCGCCGGTATCCGTCATGCGCGCCGCTTCATCTATATGGAGGAGCAATATTTGATCAACCTGGAAGCGGCGCGGGCGCTGCGCGCGGCGTTGCCCAATATCGAGCATCTGACGATCGTGATCGCCGCCACCGACATCAACAGCGACACCCCGTGTATCTGGACGCTGCGGCGCGAGTTCATCGAGGCGCTGTCGAGCGGGCTGCCGGCCGATCAGGCGGCCAAGGTGCGGATCTTCCAATTGGTGACGCCCCCGATTCCGGCAGCCCCGCCGCCCTGCGCTTCGGGATCGCGGCGTTTCGTGCCAACCTTCGGAAGGCATACCTATGTCCATGCCAAATGCTGGGTGTTCGATGACGAACTGGCGGTGATCGGATCGGCCAACTGCAACCGGCGCGGCTGGGAGCATGATACCGAGATCAATGCCTTCGTCTTCGATGACCGGGTTCCCGCCTCGGCGACCGCCCGAAGCTTTGCGCAAAAGATGCGGATGGATTTGTGGTCGGAGCATCTATCGCTGCCCGCTTCGCGCTTCGTCGACGGCGTTGCCTCCGCCGCGCTATGGCTGCGTCCGGCGACGACCGCGCGGGTGCTGCGCTATTGCCCCAACGAAGGAAGCGACATCTTCCCGCCGCAATGTGGGATACTTCGGGACACACTGGTGGACCCTGCCGCGCCGTGA
- a CDS encoding IS6 family transposase, with protein MSRKSRALPPSPFRRFSSSPEVIRLVVMMYVRFPLSLRNVEDLLFQRGIDICHETVRMWWNRFGPMFAGDVRRQRVNRMRGFRHWGWHLDEMYVKLNGEVVYLWRAVDHEGEVLESYVTRTRDKKAALTFMNKALKRHGSPAAITTDGLRSYGAAMNELSCRDRQEVGRWANSRVENSHLPFRRRERAMLRFRQMKTLQKFASVHANIHNHFSLERHLIDRQTYRERRPAALAEWQLLES; from the coding sequence TTGAGCCGCAAATCCCGGGCCTTGCCGCCTAGCCCGTTCCGCCGTTTCAGTTCGTCGCCCGAGGTGATCCGCTTGGTGGTGATGATGTACGTGCGGTTTCCGCTGTCGCTGCGGAATGTCGAGGACCTGCTTTTCCAGCGCGGCATCGACATCTGCCATGAGACAGTGCGGATGTGGTGGAACCGGTTCGGACCGATGTTCGCCGGCGATGTCCGCCGTCAGCGGGTGAACCGGATGCGCGGTTTTCGCCACTGGGGCTGGCACCTCGACGAGATGTACGTGAAGCTCAATGGCGAGGTGGTCTACCTATGGCGAGCGGTCGACCACGAGGGCGAGGTTCTCGAGAGCTACGTTACCAGGACCCGCGACAAGAAGGCGGCGCTGACCTTCATGAACAAGGCGCTCAAGCGCCACGGTTCACCAGCAGCGATCACCACGGACGGCCTGCGCAGCTATGGCGCCGCTATGAACGAACTGAGTTGCCGCGATCGTCAGGAGGTCGGGCGCTGGGCTAACAGCCGGGTTGAGAATTCCCACCTTCCATTCCGACGACGAGAGCGGGCGATGCTCCGCTTCAGGCAGATGAAGACGTTGCAAAAATTTGCGTCGGTTCATGCCAACATCCACAACCACTTCAGCCTGGAGCGCCATCTGATCGATCGACAGACCTACCGCGAACGACGCCCCGCCGCACTGGCGGAGTGGCAGCTCCTCGAAAGCTAG
- a CDS encoding ABC transporter permease: protein MDTAIADPLGVFGRESIAELRKSLRLPQFTLPTIITPAVFYGLFAIALNRAGPDAAAYSLATFGVFAATGPALFGFGAGVAVERENGLIELKRVSPLPAGAYVFAKLVAAGAMAAMALALIYGLALLGGVSLRPEQWSLLVAVHMLSVVPFALLGFAVGMRLGSKGAIAAANALYLGFSILGGLWMPITILPGWMQQIAWATPSFHLGQLALASIGVPPQGAIWLHLLTLIAISAAAAWFAVGGWRRSPA from the coding sequence ATGGACACTGCGATTGCCGATCCGCTCGGCGTCTTCGGCCGCGAAAGCATCGCCGAACTGCGCAAGAGCCTTCGCCTGCCCCAGTTCACCCTGCCGACGATCATCACCCCCGCGGTCTTCTACGGCTTGTTCGCGATCGCGCTAAACAGGGCGGGGCCCGACGCCGCGGCGTATTCACTCGCGACCTTCGGGGTGTTTGCCGCCACCGGCCCTGCCCTGTTCGGCTTCGGCGCAGGTGTCGCGGTCGAACGCGAAAACGGGCTGATCGAATTGAAGCGGGTCTCGCCGCTTCCCGCGGGCGCCTATGTCTTCGCCAAGCTGGTGGCGGCGGGCGCGATGGCGGCGATGGCGCTCGCTCTGATCTATGGACTGGCGTTGCTCGGCGGGGTCAGCCTTCGTCCCGAGCAATGGAGCTTGCTGGTGGCGGTACACATGCTCTCGGTCGTGCCGTTCGCGTTGCTGGGCTTCGCGGTTGGTATGCGGCTCGGCTCGAAGGGGGCGATCGCTGCGGCGAACGCGCTGTATCTTGGGTTTTCGATCCTCGGCGGCCTCTGGATGCCGATCACGATCCTGCCCGGCTGGATGCAACAGATCGCGTGGGCGACGCCGTCGTTCCATCTGGGGCAGCTCGCGCTCGCGTCGATCGGCGTTCCACCGCAGGGTGCGATTTGGCTGCACCTGCTCACCCTGATCGCGATCTCGGCCGCCGCAGCTTGGTTCGCGGTGGGCGGCTGGCGGCGAAGCCCGGCTTGA
- a CDS encoding sensor histidine kinase, translating to MQPSATPWVGGQRWYQRLADVRGPWIWLVYLPLFGVPWLGNPPGTLDLVVSATGLALFLALYIYAARVSGRRIIVSAILMMALALAMIPFGGNWTVLAVYACATAAELRPARHAVRLVGGLMLVSVVAVIGGGLPWYVAVMVPLFEAMVVYGKMAGLALGEKHGALLRAQEEVRLLAREAERERIARDLHDLLGRTLTLIALKSDLASRLADTDPAAAKREIDEVAQAARAGLAEVRATVADMHHTGLAREIEASRAALQTAGVACTVTGEELATAAANSAVLAMALREAITNVIRHAAATSCTIALQDDGTAVALIVSDDGRGGQFREGSGLRGMRARLSAAGGRLRVEARGSGTQVTAAVPATVA from the coding sequence ATGCAACCGAGCGCGACTCCATGGGTTGGCGGCCAGCGCTGGTACCAGCGCCTGGCCGACGTTCGTGGCCCATGGATCTGGCTCGTCTATCTTCCCTTGTTCGGCGTGCCTTGGCTCGGCAATCCGCCGGGCACGCTCGACCTGGTCGTGTCCGCCACCGGGCTGGCGCTGTTTCTAGCTCTCTACATCTACGCCGCACGCGTTTCGGGGCGGCGGATCATCGTTTCGGCGATCCTCATGATGGCGCTGGCGCTCGCGATGATCCCGTTCGGGGGCAATTGGACGGTGCTAGCGGTGTACGCGTGTGCGACGGCGGCGGAGCTGCGGCCCGCGCGCCATGCGGTGCGGCTCGTCGGCGGGCTGATGCTGGTGTCGGTCGTCGCAGTGATCGGCGGGGGCCTGCCTTGGTATGTCGCGGTGATGGTGCCGCTGTTCGAAGCCATGGTCGTATACGGCAAGATGGCGGGGCTGGCGCTTGGTGAAAAGCATGGGGCGCTCCTGCGGGCGCAGGAGGAAGTTCGCCTGCTGGCGCGAGAGGCCGAACGCGAGCGGATCGCGCGCGATCTGCACGACCTGCTGGGACGTACGCTGACGTTGATCGCGCTCAAATCCGATCTGGCGTCGCGCCTCGCCGATACCGATCCCGCCGCGGCCAAGCGCGAGATCGACGAAGTGGCCCAGGCTGCGCGCGCCGGGCTGGCCGAGGTCCGTGCCACGGTCGCCGACATGCACCACACCGGCCTGGCGCGCGAGATCGAGGCATCGCGCGCTGCGCTGCAGACCGCGGGCGTCGCGTGCACCGTCACCGGTGAGGAACTTGCGACCGCCGCCGCCAACAGCGCGGTGCTTGCGATGGCGCTGCGCGAGGCGATCACCAACGTCATCCGCCACGCCGCCGCGACGAGTTGCACGATCGCGCTGCAGGACGACGGAACCGCCGTCGCGCTGATCGTGTCCGACGATGGCCGAGGCGGCCAGTTTCGCGAGGGTTCGGGCCTGCGCGGCATGCGCGCTCGCCTTTCGGCGGCGGGCGGACGGCTACGCGTCGAGGCGCGTGGTAGCGGCACCCAGGTCACCGCCGCGGTGCCGGCGACAGTGGCATGA
- a CDS encoding response regulator transcription factor, whose product MIRIVIAEDQAMVLGALASLLALEPDIAVVGRAPDGVKALDMVRSLGPHVLLSDIEMPGLTGIEVAAQLAQQRSATRVLIVTTFGRAGYLRRAIDAGVSGYLLKDSPADRLADAIRRVAAGGRVIDPELAATAAFAPSDPLSDRERAILRLAHDGRSNKEIGRSLALSPGTVRNYLSEAAAKLGASNRIEAGRIARDSGWL is encoded by the coding sequence ATGATCCGCATCGTGATCGCCGAGGATCAGGCGATGGTGCTCGGTGCGCTGGCTTCGCTGCTCGCCTTGGAGCCCGACATCGCGGTGGTCGGACGCGCCCCCGACGGGGTGAAGGCGCTCGATATGGTGCGATCGCTCGGGCCGCACGTGCTGCTGTCGGACATCGAGATGCCCGGGCTGACGGGGATCGAGGTGGCGGCGCAGCTAGCGCAGCAACGCTCGGCGACGCGGGTGCTGATCGTGACGACCTTCGGCCGCGCGGGCTATCTGCGCCGCGCGATCGACGCCGGCGTGTCGGGCTATCTGCTCAAGGACAGCCCCGCCGATCGACTGGCCGACGCGATCCGCCGCGTCGCCGCGGGCGGCCGCGTTATCGATCCGGAGCTCGCCGCCACCGCGGCGTTCGCCCCGTCGGACCCGCTTTCCGATCGTGAACGCGCGATATTGCGGCTTGCGCACGACGGCCGCTCGAATAAGGAAATCGGCCGCTCGCTCGCGCTGTCGCCAGGGACGGTACGCAATTACCTGTCGGAGGCGGCGGCCAAGCTGGGGGCATCGAACCGGATCGAAGCCGGTCGAATCGCTCGCGATAGTGGTTGGCTTTGA
- a CDS encoding ABC transporter ATP-binding protein, which yields MGTDTMAVVARLERISKHFENHLVLDDIALEVRAGEVTALLGPNGAGKTTCVGILTGRLAPASGRVELFGLDPTRPAARARMGVMLQSGGLPDVLTVFELVTLQSGYYRYPRAVAATIALAGLEGLEARPAGKLSGGQQRRLHYALAICGRPDLLVLDEPTTGLDHEARRQLWTTVREEADDGAAVLLTTHYLEEADALADRIIVIDEGRIIADDAPAAIKARVAGSTIRCRTALSERELATLPGVRSIDRNGAAATLMVADGASTARALLGTDPTICDLTITAASLEDALSHLSSMKRAA from the coding sequence ATGGGCACAGACACCATGGCCGTGGTCGCACGGCTCGAGCGTATATCGAAGCACTTCGAAAATCATCTGGTGCTCGACGACATCGCGCTCGAGGTCCGCGCAGGCGAAGTCACCGCGCTGCTGGGGCCAAATGGCGCGGGCAAGACGACGTGCGTGGGCATTCTGACCGGCAGGCTTGCGCCAGCCAGCGGCCGGGTCGAGCTCTTCGGGCTCGACCCCACCCGGCCCGCGGCGCGCGCGCGCATGGGGGTCATGCTCCAGAGCGGCGGCCTGCCCGACGTGTTGACGGTATTCGAGCTCGTCACGCTGCAATCGGGCTATTACCGATATCCGCGCGCGGTGGCGGCAACGATCGCGCTGGCGGGGCTCGAGGGGCTCGAAGCGCGCCCCGCGGGCAAGCTTTCGGGCGGGCAGCAGCGCCGGCTCCATTACGCGCTTGCGATCTGCGGCCGGCCCGACCTGCTCGTGCTCGACGAGCCGACCACCGGCCTCGACCACGAAGCGCGACGGCAGCTTTGGACGACGGTGCGCGAAGAGGCCGATGACGGCGCGGCGGTATTGCTGACCACCCATTATCTCGAAGAGGCCGATGCGCTGGCCGACCGGATCATCGTGATCGACGAGGGACGGATCATCGCCGACGACGCCCCCGCCGCGATCAAGGCGCGGGTCGCGGGTTCGACGATCCGCTGCCGCACCGCGCTGTCCGAGCGCGAGCTTGCGACACTCCCCGGCGTGCGCTCGATCGACCGGAACGGCGCCGCTGCCACACTGATGGTCGCCGACGGCGCGTCGACGGCGCGCGCGCTGCTCGGCACCGATCCCACGATCTGCGACCTTACGATCACCGCGGCTTCGCTCGAGGACGCCCTCAGCCATCTCTCCAGCATGAAAAGGGCAGCGTGA